A genomic window from Streptomyces mirabilis includes:
- a CDS encoding threonine/serine ThrE exporter family protein — MTDAEDRKPQSDEARSAFAQPDGVAPAVEDESGTTSEFAVPKGLVPPETAGTESEGSAFNTPRTYSAKHAPPAFTPATGVPVVSLTKDVPWQDRMRTMLRMPVAERPAPELLHKEDEVGPAVPRVLDLTLRIGELLLAGGEGAEDVETAMFAVCRSFGLDRCEPNVTFTLLSISHQPSLVDDPVTASRTVRRRGTDYTRLAAVYRLVDDLSDPETTFSLEEAYRRLAEMRRNRHPYPGWVLTGCTGLLAGAASVLVGGDAIVFVAAALGAMLGDRLAWLFAGRGLPEFYQFTVAAMPPAAIGVALQLAHVDTNSSAVITGGLFALLPGRALVAGVQDGLTGFYITASARLLEVMYLFVGIIVGVLIVLYFGVKFGAALNPDQALSISERPLVQIAAAMLLSLTFAVLLQQERSTVLAVTLNGGVAWSVYGAMHYPGGISPVASTAVAAGLVGLFGQLLSRYRFASALPYTTAAIGPLLPGSATYFGLLSIAQSNVDKGLVSLSKAAALAMAIAIGVNLGSEISRLFLRLPGGSAGERRAAKRTRGF; from the coding sequence GTGACGGACGCGGAGGACCGCAAACCGCAGTCGGACGAGGCGAGGAGTGCCTTCGCGCAGCCGGACGGCGTGGCACCGGCGGTCGAGGACGAATCGGGGACCACGTCGGAGTTCGCGGTCCCCAAGGGGCTCGTGCCGCCCGAGACGGCCGGCACCGAGTCCGAGGGGTCGGCGTTCAATACCCCGCGCACCTACAGCGCGAAGCACGCGCCGCCCGCCTTCACACCGGCGACCGGCGTCCCCGTGGTCAGCCTGACCAAGGACGTGCCCTGGCAGGACCGGATGCGCACGATGCTGCGCATGCCGGTGGCCGAGCGTCCGGCACCCGAACTGCTGCACAAGGAGGACGAGGTCGGCCCGGCCGTCCCCCGCGTGCTCGACCTGACGCTGCGCATCGGCGAATTGCTGCTCGCGGGCGGTGAGGGCGCCGAGGACGTGGAGACGGCGATGTTCGCCGTCTGCCGCTCGTTCGGCCTGGACCGCTGCGAGCCGAACGTCACCTTCACCCTGTTGTCCATCTCGCACCAGCCGTCCCTGGTGGACGATCCCGTGACGGCCTCCCGGACCGTACGCCGACGGGGCACCGACTACACACGGCTCGCGGCCGTCTACCGGCTCGTCGACGACCTGAGCGACCCGGAGACCACGTTCTCCCTGGAGGAGGCCTACCGGCGCCTCGCGGAGATGCGGCGCAACCGGCACCCGTATCCCGGCTGGGTGCTGACCGGCTGCACCGGGCTGCTGGCGGGTGCAGCCTCGGTGCTCGTGGGCGGTGACGCGATCGTGTTCGTCGCCGCGGCGCTCGGCGCGATGCTGGGCGACCGGCTGGCCTGGCTCTTCGCGGGGCGCGGGCTGCCGGAGTTCTACCAGTTCACGGTGGCCGCGATGCCGCCGGCCGCGATAGGTGTCGCGCTCCAGCTCGCGCACGTCGACACGAACTCGTCCGCGGTGATCACCGGTGGACTGTTCGCGCTGCTGCCCGGGCGGGCGCTCGTCGCGGGCGTCCAGGACGGACTGACCGGCTTCTACATCACCGCGTCCGCGCGCCTCCTGGAGGTCATGTACCTCTTCGTCGGCATCATCGTCGGCGTCCTCATCGTGCTCTATTTCGGCGTGAAGTTCGGCGCCGCGCTCAATCCGGACCAGGCGCTCAGCATCTCCGAACGGCCCCTGGTGCAGATCGCCGCCGCCATGCTGCTGTCGCTGACCTTCGCCGTCCTGCTCCAGCAGGAACGATCCACCGTGCTCGCGGTGACCCTCAACGGAGGCGTCGCCTGGTCGGTGTACGGGGCGATGCACTACCCGGGCGGTATCTCGCCGGTCGCCTCCACCGCCGTCGCGGCGGGCCTGGTCGGCCTCTTCGGGCAGCTGCTCTCCCGCTACCGGTTCGCGTCCGCGCTGCCGTACACGACCGCCGCGATAGGGCCCCTGCTCCCTGGGTCGGCCACCTACTTCGGGCTGCTGTCGATCGCCCAGAGCAACGTCGACAAGGGCCTGGTGTCGCTCTCCAAGGCCGCGGCGCTCGCCATGGCCATCGCCATCGGTGTGAACCTGGGGTCGGAGATCTCCCGGCTGTTCCTGCGACTGCCGGGGGGCTCCGCCGGGGAGCGCAGGGCAGCGAAGCGGACGCGGGGGTTCTGA